In Pectinophora gossypiella chromosome 17, ilPecGoss1.1, whole genome shotgun sequence, one DNA window encodes the following:
- the LOC126374231 gene encoding endocuticle structural glycoprotein SgAbd-3-like, which yields MKYFIVLALASVAASARLDGNVYLPPHSRSSGGASAGLQAPFSQDQSQNYQGQSQNYAQGQNQNYAQGQNQNQAEILKYENEITEDGFHYAYETSDGTKAEQEGRVLPGAKPEEGSLQVSGSYSYVGDDGQTYTVTYTADENGFQPQGAHLPTPPPIPEAILKSLQLTAGNGAQYNSGRSSYDADNGY from the exons ATGAAATAC TTCATCGTCCTCGCCTTGGCTTCAGTGGCGGCATCAGCCCGTCTGGACGGCAACGTCTACCTGCCTCCTCACTCCAGGTCTTCTGGAGGTGCCAGCGCAGGCCTCCAAGCCCCCTTCTCTCAGGACCAATCCCAGAATTATCAGGGACAGAGCCAGAACTACGCTCAGGGTCAGAACCAGAACTACGCTCAGGGTCAGAACCAGAATCAAGCTGAAATCCTGAAGTATGAGAATGAGATCACCGAAGATGGTTTTCATTATGCGTATGAGACTAGCGACGGAACTAAGGCTGAACAAGAAG GCCGCGTGCTTCCCGGCGCGAAGCCCGAGGAAGGCTCCCTCCAGGTATCAGGATCGTACTCCTATGTAGGTGATGATGGTCAGACCTACACCGTAACTTACACCGCCGACGAGAACGGCTTCCAGCCCCAGGGAGCTCATTTGCCTACCCCTCCTCCCATCCCTGAAGCCATCTTGAAGAGTCTGCAGCTTACCGCTGGGAATGGAG CTCAATACAACAGCGGCAGGAGCAGCTACGACGCAGACAACGGTTATTAA